One Sulfolobus sp. S-194 DNA segment encodes these proteins:
- the alba1 gene encoding chromatin protein Alba1: MSSTATPTPSNVVLVGKKPVMNYVLAALTLLNQGVSEIIIKARGRAISKAVDTVEIVRNRFLPDKIEIKEIRVGSQVVTSQDGRQSRVSTIEIAIRKKA; encoded by the coding sequence ATGAGCAGCACTGCAACCCCAACTCCAAGCAATGTAGTATTAGTAGGTAAAAAACCAGTAATGAATTATGTGTTAGCAGCTCTAACTCTATTAAACCAGGGTGTAAGTGAAATAATAATAAAGGCTAGAGGTAGAGCAATAAGTAAAGCTGTAGATACTGTAGAAATAGTAAGGAACAGATTCTTACCAGACAAGATAGAGATTAAGGAAATTAGAGTAGGAAGTCAAGTAGTAACAAGCCAAGACGGAAGGCAATCTAGAGTATCAACAATAGAGATAGCTATAAGGAAGAAAGCATAA
- a CDS encoding DNA-binding protein: MAVKKPNEILISKTKRVEDYVLDVIVMFNQGYDEVELKGVGNSIYKAVEVYNQLKDRLGDGVILEKADIGSEVKDRRRISYISIKLKRVY, encoded by the coding sequence ATGGCTGTGAAAAAGCCAAATGAAATTTTAATAAGTAAAACAAAAAGGGTAGAAGATTACGTTTTAGATGTAATAGTTATGTTTAATCAAGGATACGATGAAGTAGAACTTAAGGGTGTTGGAAATAGTATATATAAAGCCGTTGAAGTCTATAATCAACTTAAAGATAGACTTGGAGATGGTGTAATTTTAGAAAAAGCTGATATAGGGAGTGAAGTAAAAGATAGAAGAAGAATATCATATATTAGCATCAAGCTTAAGAGAGTTTATTAA
- a CDS encoding DEAD/DEAH box helicase, protein MNNLHAKLLTLIKEKGWDELTPVQKQTLSPILEGYNTLVIAPTGYGKTEAAILPIFNLMLHENIKPVAVLYITPLKALINDITLRIEWWANKLGFIVSRKHGEVPQKEKSYRLRKAPHILVTTPEGLEIDLDWATKFREYYKNLRWVIIDEVHELINSKRGAQLSLLLERLKNFIGYDFQRIGLSATINNEEIVAKLIFGSSQRRHHIIRVSSSKSFDVKISKIPSEKDIWESAAKNILSKIERPSLLFTNSRFTTERLYEELEKMNANDIYVHHSSISKEEKIKVETSLREGKANLVICTRTLELGIHVGDIKKVFLYRPPPSVASFLQRLGRSGHAVNSISRGEILCLYDFDILESLALYKLAKSGKIESPYVFPYLDVASREIIGLALQYDEINVDQVYEIITSSYYYRNLSRQKFDELIKYLAKREVIKIENNSIKLGKAFFKIWRFEKDNKMSWAKEFSEFFSFINTDDTFSIRFENTPVGEIDAIYVYRHLRNNDIIRISGKIWKIVNIDFNKHLINVVPVNNGEGEIPIWKGENISKSNLLTSELANVIKDIDKEKELLDKEAMLSIEKFINYYKVHNLPLPSQKIIYVENDDDEIIYSTIISEKIANTISHMLLYLATKKYNLNVSARASIYGFSIRGIKEDLFREILALDYKDIKKLIIKSILRSPLFFAIAKEIQYSFGKLGKLIPKEDKIIIKEALKQTVSKYFSINGTLNYIIKIKEGKVRLVTIEGLTPLGKAVLTHTPIRPWISDLQLKIYQALKGGAYTLEELAELVGVSKKTLELKLKKMRKPCSKYRTLSFIDIDSGETRWCLAEDIKDIVDSGDYYNSFSPINLDETYIAVMRPLQSEGTTEIVFRVKDLVENPNYFLRKIPFNEILELRLKDPNDALIFSISPKYYYVSKSTVGFLVLNAVSYIQNKKFG, encoded by the coding sequence TCATGAAAACATAAAACCGGTTGCCGTTTTATATATAACACCATTAAAAGCTCTAATTAATGATATAACGTTAAGAATAGAATGGTGGGCAAACAAACTTGGGTTTATTGTTAGCAGAAAACATGGAGAGGTTCCACAAAAGGAAAAAAGTTACAGATTAAGAAAAGCTCCCCATATTTTAGTTACAACGCCAGAGGGACTAGAAATTGACTTAGATTGGGCAACTAAATTTAGGGAATATTATAAAAATTTACGATGGGTCATAATAGATGAAGTTCATGAGTTAATAAATTCTAAGAGAGGAGCTCAACTATCTTTACTCCTTGAAAGACTAAAGAATTTTATTGGATATGATTTCCAGAGAATTGGTTTATCTGCTACTATAAATAATGAAGAGATAGTTGCCAAACTTATATTTGGATCCTCTCAAAGAAGACATCATATAATAAGAGTAAGTTCTTCAAAATCTTTTGATGTAAAAATATCTAAAATTCCTTCTGAAAAAGATATATGGGAATCTGCTGCAAAAAATATTTTGTCAAAAATTGAAAGGCCTAGCTTATTATTTACAAATTCAAGGTTCACTACGGAGAGATTATATGAAGAACTTGAAAAAATGAATGCAAATGATATTTATGTTCATCACTCTTCTATATCAAAAGAAGAGAAAATAAAAGTAGAAACAAGCCTAAGAGAAGGAAAAGCTAATCTCGTCATATGTACTAGAACTCTTGAACTTGGTATACACGTAGGAGATATTAAAAAGGTATTCTTATATAGACCTCCACCCTCAGTAGCCTCATTCTTACAAAGACTAGGTAGAAGTGGACATGCTGTAAATAGTATTTCTCGAGGAGAAATATTATGTTTATACGATTTTGACATATTAGAAAGTTTGGCACTTTATAAACTGGCTAAAAGTGGGAAAATTGAAAGCCCCTATGTATTTCCGTATCTTGATGTTGCATCAAGAGAAATAATTGGCTTAGCGTTACAATATGACGAAATAAACGTAGATCAAGTATACGAAATTATAACATCATCCTATTATTATAGAAATCTTTCTAGACAAAAATTTGATGAATTAATTAAATATTTAGCAAAAAGAGAAGTAATTAAAATAGAAAATAACAGTATTAAACTAGGTAAAGCATTCTTCAAAATATGGCGATTTGAAAAAGATAATAAGATGAGTTGGGCTAAAGAATTTTCAGAGTTTTTCTCATTTATAAATACTGATGATACTTTCTCTATTCGTTTTGAAAATACACCAGTAGGTGAAATAGATGCTATATACGTTTACAGACACTTAAGAAATAACGATATTATTAGAATAAGTGGAAAAATATGGAAAATAGTAAATATAGATTTTAATAAACATTTAATTAATGTAGTTCCAGTAAATAATGGAGAAGGAGAAATACCTATTTGGAAAGGAGAAAACATATCTAAGTCTAATTTACTAACTTCTGAACTAGCTAATGTTATTAAAGACATAGATAAAGAAAAGGAATTATTAGATAAAGAGGCTATGTTATCAATAGAGAAATTTATTAATTATTATAAAGTCCATAATTTACCGCTACCTTCACAAAAAATTATCTATGTAGAAAATGATGATGATGAAATAATATACTCTACGATTATTTCAGAAAAAATAGCTAATACAATCTCACATATGCTATTATATTTAGCTACAAAGAAATATAACTTAAATGTATCAGCAAGAGCATCAATCTATGGTTTTTCGATAAGGGGTATTAAAGAGGATTTATTTAGAGAAATCTTGGCATTAGATTATAAAGATATTAAGAAATTAATAATTAAATCAATATTAAGATCTCCATTGTTCTTTGCAATAGCTAAAGAAATTCAATACAGTTTCGGTAAATTAGGAAAACTTATTCCAAAAGAAGATAAAATTATTATAAAGGAAGCACTCAAACAGACAGTATCTAAATACTTTAGCATAAATGGAACTCTTAACTATATTATTAAAATAAAAGAAGGAAAAGTTAGACTAGTTACTATAGAAGGATTAACACCATTAGGAAAAGCTGTGTTAACTCATACTCCAATAAGACCTTGGATTTCTGATTTACAGTTAAAGATATACCAAGCATTAAAAGGAGGAGCATATACATTAGAAGAGTTGGCCGAATTAGTTGGAGTTTCGAAAAAAACATTAGAGTTAAAGTTAAAGAAAATGAGAAAACCTTGCTCCAAATATAGAACGTTATCATTCATAGATATTGATAGTGGAGAAACAAGATGGTGTCTGGCTGAAGATATAAAAGATATAGTAGACTCGGGTGATTATTATAATTCCTTTAGTCCAATAAATCTTGATGAAACATACATTGCAGTTATGAGACCATTACAATCTGAAGGAACTACAGAAATAGTTTTCAGAGTTAAAGATTTAGTAGAAAATCCAAATTATTTCCTCAGAAAAATTCCTTTCAATGAAATTCTAGAACTTAGACTTAAAGATCCAAATGATGCACTAATATTCTCAATATCTCCTAAATACTATTACGTAAGTAAGTCTACTGTCGGATTTTTAGTACTGAATGCTGTTAGTTATATTCAGAATAAGAAATTTGGATGA
- the rgy gene encoding reverse gyrase → MLKVYYTFGCPNCGGPIDDEHLLAGVPCSKCVPGRVENLDYRVIYDLLVKNSTLKGYAEYFYDNESFEEIVRIFKRVIGNEPWNLQKYWIKRLAKSESFSLSAPTGLGKTTTLLVYSLFFNNTTLYVVPTNSLKDQICERLRNMGAHVSCNDIKEEYINVATFNRILRHYDNYVSLQPKLVIVDDSDMILKSGKTTEVMAKILGISEEIFQHAISLIRLKRTLKFNEDDKELKNKIVELEYKIGSWKPFVQFLVASATLRPKGIKQQALRTLIGFEPSTIQTYLRNIADLYYQGVNIEEILDKISDSGGLLLVSKEYGREKMLELKEIIEKRGYSAGLAISGRKFLDKFSEGKIDYLIGSASYYGVAVRGLDEPKRLKYVIFYGIPKIRMNLADALNNPSLIVKIGELLNIDVKDIRRKLLFLSPPEFQILRYSLMKGEELSGKLKDIKTNLVKIKEKIWDILRSDNIKKLKADTFLVAENNSKYYLYIPDTVTYIQASGRSSRIINNGLTFGISIVLVDSDDLLDILFQKLKKIIPNFTFKSINEVDMRELKSLAISSREVSISQKKKINIKTILLVVESPTKAKTIARLFGRPSRREVHGIPVYETIILVNDEILIANIIATKGHITDLTTENIGYYGVEVGNNEFNAYYSPIYKCYNCGKTFTIRSNTCPYCGSAFISSSEKVISALRKLSTEVDEIYIASDPDQEGEKIAYDVAMLISPYNKNIYRIKYHEVTRNGILNAILNKGRINMNLVRSQIVRRIEDRWIGFELSSALKSMFYDKNHGSGRVQGPVLSWIAQRTKEYKTNYGWILYIKLGDYTVKKFFRTKEEANKFIENLNIKVNLISEREEIQNPLPPFTTDSLLMDAYDKLGISSQIVMKIAQELFESGLITYHRTDSTHVSALGISIAKEYLESKNLNDSFSGRSWGNEGTHEAIRPTSSMDTESLIKDIEDNPNKYFIKFNKYHLRVYDLIFRRFIASQMKPATVTYSKFEIFINDEKFEVELPTKVSGGFSIIYPLKTYIVTEKYSTYLNKGSIIPLFTYAEVIKNMKEKEIGRPSTYAKTISALIRHGYVVESKRKALLIATNKGIKAYEFLSSCCSDLISENRTKLLLQKIDKIANGDANVDDVLEDLHKEITQISGKLINSLKLDANI, encoded by the coding sequence ATGCTGAAGGTTTATTATACGTTTGGTTGTCCTAACTGTGGTGGTCCTATCGATGATGAACATTTACTAGCAGGAGTTCCATGTAGTAAATGTGTACCTGGAAGAGTAGAAAATTTAGATTACAGAGTAATCTATGATTTATTAGTTAAAAATTCTACGTTAAAAGGTTATGCAGAATACTTTTATGATAATGAATCTTTTGAAGAAATAGTTAGGATATTTAAGCGGGTAATAGGAAATGAGCCCTGGAATTTGCAAAAATATTGGATAAAAAGATTAGCTAAGAGTGAGAGCTTTTCACTTTCAGCACCTACTGGATTAGGGAAAACAACAACTCTTCTAGTATATTCCTTATTCTTTAATAATACGACTTTATACGTAGTTCCAACTAACTCTTTAAAAGATCAGATATGCGAACGATTAAGAAACATGGGGGCCCACGTTAGCTGTAATGACATTAAAGAAGAATACATAAATGTTGCAACTTTCAATAGAATATTAAGGCATTATGATAACTATGTCAGTCTACAACCAAAGTTGGTCATAGTGGATGATTCTGATATGATTCTAAAAAGTGGTAAAACAACAGAGGTAATGGCTAAAATATTAGGAATATCAGAAGAAATTTTCCAGCATGCTATCAGTTTAATAAGACTGAAAAGAACTCTTAAATTTAATGAAGATGATAAAGAGTTAAAAAATAAAATAGTAGAACTAGAATATAAAATTGGTAGCTGGAAGCCTTTCGTTCAGTTTCTAGTAGCCAGTGCTACTTTGAGGCCAAAGGGTATAAAACAGCAAGCCTTAAGGACATTAATAGGATTTGAACCTTCTACCATTCAGACTTATTTGAGAAACATAGCCGATCTGTATTATCAAGGAGTAAATATAGAGGAAATTTTAGATAAAATTTCAGATAGTGGTGGACTATTACTAGTTTCAAAAGAATATGGAAGAGAAAAAATGTTAGAGCTAAAGGAAATCATAGAAAAGCGAGGATATTCTGCTGGTCTTGCTATATCGGGAAGAAAATTTCTTGATAAATTTAGTGAAGGTAAAATTGATTACTTGATTGGTTCTGCCAGTTATTATGGAGTAGCAGTAAGAGGTCTTGATGAGCCTAAAAGGCTAAAATACGTAATCTTTTATGGCATACCTAAAATTAGGATGAATTTGGCCGATGCATTAAACAATCCGTCTCTTATAGTAAAAATAGGAGAATTACTTAATATAGATGTAAAAGATATCAGAAGAAAGCTTCTGTTTCTAAGTCCCCCAGAATTTCAAATATTAAGGTATAGTTTAATGAAAGGTGAAGAGCTTAGTGGAAAACTAAAAGATATTAAAACTAATTTAGTAAAGATTAAAGAAAAAATATGGGATATTTTAAGGAGTGATAATATTAAAAAACTAAAAGCAGATACGTTTCTAGTAGCTGAAAATAATAGTAAATATTACTTATATATACCCGATACTGTCACCTATATTCAAGCTTCTGGTAGAAGTAGTAGAATAATTAATAACGGTTTAACGTTTGGAATTAGTATAGTTCTAGTGGATAGTGATGACTTGCTGGATATTCTTTTCCAAAAACTCAAGAAAATTATACCTAATTTTACATTTAAAAGTATAAATGAGGTAGATATGAGAGAATTAAAATCTTTGGCTATCTCAAGTAGGGAAGTATCTATATCCCAGAAAAAGAAAATAAATATTAAAACTATATTGCTGGTAGTAGAATCTCCTACGAAAGCTAAGACTATAGCGAGACTATTTGGAAGACCCAGTAGGAGAGAAGTTCATGGCATACCTGTCTATGAAACTATAATTTTAGTTAACGACGAGATTTTAATAGCTAATATTATAGCTACTAAAGGTCATATAACCGACTTAACTACAGAAAATATAGGATATTATGGCGTTGAAGTCGGTAATAATGAATTTAATGCGTACTATTCGCCAATTTATAAATGCTATAATTGTGGAAAAACGTTTACAATCAGGTCTAATACTTGTCCTTATTGCGGGTCTGCATTTATCTCTTCATCAGAGAAAGTTATTTCGGCATTAAGAAAGTTAAGCACAGAAGTAGATGAGATATACATAGCATCTGACCCAGATCAGGAAGGAGAAAAGATTGCATATGATGTAGCTATGTTAATTAGCCCCTATAATAAGAATATTTATAGAATTAAATATCACGAAGTTACTAGAAATGGAATTCTTAATGCTATATTAAATAAAGGAAGAATTAATATGAATCTAGTAAGATCACAAATAGTAAGGAGAATAGAAGATAGATGGATAGGTTTTGAGCTGAGTTCAGCATTAAAATCTATGTTTTATGACAAGAATCATGGTTCAGGTAGGGTGCAAGGGCCTGTATTAAGTTGGATTGCACAGAGAACAAAAGAATATAAGACGAATTATGGTTGGATTCTTTATATAAAACTAGGAGATTACACTGTAAAGAAATTCTTTAGGACCAAAGAGGAAGCAAATAAATTCATAGAAAACTTAAATATTAAAGTTAATTTAATATCAGAAAGGGAGGAAATACAAAATCCTTTGCCCCCATTTACTACAGATTCATTATTGATGGATGCATACGATAAACTAGGGATTAGTTCCCAGATAGTAATGAAAATTGCACAAGAACTATTTGAATCTGGTTTAATAACCTATCATAGGACTGATAGTACTCATGTATCTGCATTAGGTATATCTATTGCGAAAGAATATCTTGAATCTAAAAACTTAAATGATAGCTTTAGTGGTAGATCATGGGGAAATGAAGGCACACATGAGGCAATTAGACCAACATCTTCAATGGATACAGAAAGTCTTATTAAAGATATAGAGGATAATCCAAATAAATATTTCATAAAGTTCAATAAATATCATTTAAGAGTATATGATTTAATATTTAGAAGATTTATAGCAAGTCAAATGAAACCAGCCACAGTTACTTATAGTAAATTTGAAATATTTATAAATGATGAAAAATTTGAGGTAGAATTACCCACAAAAGTAAGTGGTGGATTTTCTATAATTTATCCTTTAAAAACTTATATAGTAACTGAAAAATATTCCACATATTTGAATAAAGGATCTATAATACCATTATTCACATACGCTGAGGTAATAAAGAATATGAAAGAAAAAGAGATAGGAAGACCTAGCACTTACGCTAAGACTATTTCCGCACTTATAAGGCATGGGTATGTAGTAGAAAGCAAAAGAAAGGCATTGCTTATAGCTACTAACAAAGGGATAAAAGCTTATGAATTCTTATCTTCATGTTGTAGTGACTTAATCAGCGAAAATAGGACAAAACTGTTATTACAGAAAATAGATAAAATAGCAAATGGCGATGCAAATGTTGATGATGTACTAGAAGATTTACACAAGGAGATTACACAAATATCTGGAAAATTAATAAACTCTCTTAAGCTTGATGCTAATATATGA